A genome region from Nicotiana tabacum cultivar K326 chromosome 13, ASM71507v2, whole genome shotgun sequence includes the following:
- the LOC107770240 gene encoding uncharacterized protein LOC107770240 — translation MAVNMNIKELLAIGNSDLLIHQVQGELTTKNVKILSYLHCVKELCKKFSKIEFKHIPRIYNEFADALPTLSSMIQHPDKNYVDHIEIEVGDQHAYCFHVDEEPDGKLWYYDIKRFLETKEYPDNATNGQKLVLRRLENHFFLNMEVLYRRTPDLGLLRCVDAAEVTKFL, via the coding sequence ATGGCAGTCAACATGAACATCAAGGAGCTTCTGGCCATAGGAAATTCTGATCTATTGATACATCAAGTCCAAGGAGAATTGACTACAAAGAACGTCAAGATCCTTTCGTACCTACATTGCGTAAAGGAATTGTGCAAGAAGTTCAGCAAGATCGAGTTCAAACACATTCCCAGAATCTATAATGAATTTGCCGATGCTCTCCcaactttgtcatccatgatccagcatccagataagaattacgTCGATCATATTGAGATAGAGGTCGGGGATCAGCATGCGTACTGCTTCCATGTAGATGAAGAGCCGGATGGTAAGCTGTGGTACTACGACATCAAGAGGTTTCTAGAAACAAAAGAGTACCCAGATAATGCCACCAATGGTCAGAAACTAGTGCTCAGAAGGCTAGAGAATCACTTTTTCCTCAACATGGAAGTCCTATATAGGAGAACCCCAGACTTGGGTTTGTTAAGATGTGTAGATGCTGCTGAAGTAACCAAATTTCTATAA